A stretch of Helicobacter pylori oki112 DNA encodes these proteins:
- a CDS encoding RNA degradosome polyphosphate kinase codes for MNHFFNRELSWLAFNTRVLNEAKDESLPLLERLKFLAIYDTNLDEFYMIRVAGLKQLYEHKIASKGIDGASPEEQLEKIKHYLAHEIEERELEFQKIQALLFKKGLCITPYNELNLEQKAKAKTYFKEQLYALVLPFKLDSSHTFPPLANLTFALFARIKDKETQITSYALIKLPSFIFRFVELEKGLFVLAEEIVEAHLEELFLEHEILDCMAFRVTCDADIAITEDEAHDYADLMSKSLRKRNQGEIVRLQTQKGSQELLKTLLASLRSFQTHSYKKHKLTGMHVYKSAIMLNLGDLWELVNHSDFKAFKSPNFTPKIHPHFNENDLFKSIEKQDLLLFHPYESFEPVIDLIEQAASDPATLSIKMTLYRVGKHSPIVKALIEAASKIQVSVLVELKARFDEESNLHWAKALERAGALVVYGVFKLKVHAKMLVITKKTDNQLRHFTHLSTGNYNPLSAKIYTDVSFFSAKNEIANDIIKLFHSLLTSSATNSALETLFMAPKQIKPKIIALIQNEMNHKQEGHIILKANALVDREIIEWLYQASQKGVKIDLIIRGICCLKPQVKGLSENIRVYSIVGKYLEHARIYYFKHENIYFSSADLMPRNLERRVELLIPATNPKIAHKLLHILEIQLKDTLKRYELNSKGRYTKVSNPNDPLNSQDYFEKQALKTF; via the coding sequence TTGAATCATTTCTTTAACCGAGAGCTTTCATGGTTAGCTTTTAACACAAGGGTTTTAAACGAAGCCAAAGATGAGAGCTTGCCTTTATTAGAGCGCTTGAAATTTTTAGCCATTTATGACACGAATTTAGACGAATTTTACATGATAAGAGTGGCCGGGCTTAAACAACTCTATGAGCATAAAATCGCCTCTAAAGGCATTGATGGTGCAAGCCCTGAAGAACAATTAGAAAAAATCAAGCATTATTTAGCGCATGAAATTGAAGAAAGGGAGTTGGAATTCCAAAAAATCCAAGCCCTACTCTTTAAAAAAGGGCTTTGTATCACCCCCTATAATGAATTGAATTTAGAGCAAAAAGCGAAGGCTAAAACCTATTTTAAAGAGCAACTTTATGCGTTAGTCTTGCCTTTTAAGTTGGATTCTTCGCACACTTTCCCGCCTTTAGCGAATTTGACTTTCGCGCTTTTTGCCCGCATTAAAGACAAAGAAACCCAAATTACCTCCTATGCACTCATCAAACTCCCCTCTTTTATCTTCCGTTTTGTAGAGCTAGAAAAAGGCTTGTTTGTGCTGGCTGAAGAAATCGTAGAAGCGCATTTAGAAGAATTGTTTTTAGAGCATGAGATTTTAGATTGCATGGCGTTTAGGGTAACTTGCGATGCGGATATTGCCATCACTGAAGACGAAGCGCATGATTATGCGGATTTGATGAGTAAGAGTTTGAGGAAACGCAATCAAGGCGAAATCGTGCGCTTGCAAACCCAAAAAGGGAGTCAAGAGCTTTTAAAAACCCTTTTAGCGTCTTTAAGGAGTTTTCAAACCCACTCTTATAAAAAGCACAAGCTCACCGGCATGCATGTCTATAAAAGCGCGATCATGCTCAATTTAGGGGATTTGTGGGAATTAGTCAATCATAGCGATTTTAAAGCGTTTAAATCGCCCAATTTCACGCCCAAAATCCACCCTCATTTCAATGAAAACGATCTTTTCAAATCCATAGAAAAACAAGATCTGTTGCTGTTTCACCCGTATGAAAGTTTTGAGCCTGTAATCGATTTAATAGAGCAAGCCGCTAGCGATCCCGCCACCCTTTCTATCAAAATGACGCTTTATCGTGTGGGCAAGCATTCCCCCATTGTCAAAGCCTTAATTGAAGCGGCGAGTAAGATTCAAGTGAGCGTTTTAGTGGAATTAAAAGCGCGCTTTGATGAAGAGAGCAATTTGCATTGGGCAAAAGCTTTAGAAAGGGCGGGCGCGTTAGTCGTTTATGGCGTTTTCAAACTCAAAGTGCATGCCAAAATGCTAGTGATCACTAAAAAAACAGACAACCAATTACGCCATTTCACCCATTTAAGCACGGGCAATTACAACCCTTTGAGCGCTAAAATCTATACCGATGTGAGTTTTTTTAGCGCTAAAAATGAAATCGCTAACGACATTATCAAGCTTTTCCATTCCTTGCTCACTAGCAGTGCGACTAATAGCGCCCTAGAAACGCTTTTTATGGCGCCCAAACAGATCAAACCTAAAATCATTGCACTCATTCAAAATGAAATGAATCATAAGCAAGAAGGCCATATCATTTTAAAAGCCAACGCCCTAGTGGATAGAGAAATCATTGAATGGCTCTATCAAGCCTCTCAAAAAGGGGTTAAAATTGATCTCATTATTAGAGGGATTTGCTGTTTAAAGCCCCAAGTCAAGGGATTAAGCGAAAATATCAGGGTGTATTCTATTGTGGGGAAATATTTAGAACATGCGCGCATTTATTATTTTAAACATGAGAATATCTATTTTTCTAGCGCGGATTTAATGCCCAGAAATTTAGAAAGGCGCGTGGAATTGCTCATTCCCGCCACAAACCCCAAGATCGCTCATAAATTGTTGCATATTTTAGAAATCCAATTGAAAGACACCTTAAAACGCTACGAGTTGAATTCTAAAGGCCGTTACACTAAAGTTTCAAACCCTAACGATCCTTTAAATTCGCAGGATTATTTTGAAAAACAAGCCCTTAAAACCTTTTAA
- a CDS encoding restriction endonuclease subunit S yields the protein MSEWQTFCLKDLVKIFGGSTPSTNNPKNYGNKIRWITAKDLSTLQGRYIKKGSRSISRLGFKSCSTFLLPKHAILFSVRAPIGYTAIISKRSCTDRGLMGLVPNKKIYFEFLYYLLKYHKDNISNMGVGTTFKGISKPALGLFKVKIPPTYYEQQKIARTLSVLDQKIENNHKINELLHKILELLYEQYFVRFDFLDENNKPYQTSGGKMKFSKELNRLIPNDFEVKTLGELITWISGSQPPKSCHIYEHKEGYIRFIQNRDYSSNDYITYIPISKNNKICYQYDIMIDKYGEAGAVRFGLQGAYNVALSKISVLNQSMQEYIRSYLNSKPIKKYLSNACMASTRSSLNENHIYSLMLPIPPINLLQKYEKIAKNIITAIIKNMQSTQTLTVLRDFLLPLLLKQQVKPQ from the coding sequence TTGAGTGAGTGGCAAACATTTTGTTTAAAAGATTTAGTAAAAATATTTGGAGGCTCTACCCCATCTACCAATAACCCCAAAAATTATGGAAACAAAATTCGTTGGATAACAGCTAAAGATTTATCCACTTTACAAGGGCGTTACATTAAAAAAGGCAGCCGCAGCATTTCACGCTTAGGATTTAAATCATGCTCTACTTTCTTATTACCCAAACATGCTATTTTATTTTCCGTAAGAGCTCCCATAGGTTATACCGCTATTATTTCTAAAAGAAGTTGCACAGATAGAGGACTTATGGGGCTAGTCCCTAATAAAAAAATTTATTTTGAATTTTTATACTACTTACTCAAATACCATAAGGATAATATCTCTAACATGGGAGTTGGCACTACTTTTAAGGGTATTTCAAAGCCAGCGTTAGGTCTGTTTAAAGTTAAGATACCCCCTACTTATTACGAACAACAAAAAATAGCCCGCACGCTTTCTGTTTTAGATCAAAAAATAGAAAACAACCATAAAATCAATGAGCTTTTACACAAAATCCTAGAACTTCTTTATGAGCAATACTTCGTTCGTTTTGATTTTTTAGATGAAAACAACAAACCCTATCAAACTAGCGGCGGGAAAATGAAATTCTCTAAAGAATTAAACCGCCTTATCCCCAACGATTTTGAAGTTAAAACGCTAGGGGAGTTAATAACTTGGATTTCCGGAAGTCAGCCACCCAAAAGTTGTCATATATACGAGCATAAGGAGGGTTACATTCGTTTCATACAAAACAGAGATTATAGCTCTAATGATTATATTACATATATTCCTATATCAAAAAATAACAAGATTTGTTATCAATATGATATTATGATAGACAAATACGGAGAGGCCGGAGCCGTGCGTTTTGGACTTCAAGGGGCTTATAATGTTGCCTTAAGTAAAATTAGCGTATTAAATCAATCCATGCAGGAATATATACGCAGTTATCTAAATTCAAAACCTATAAAAAAATATCTTTCTAATGCTTGCATGGCATCTACAAGATCATCACTAAATGAAAATCATATTTATTCTTTAATGCTCCCCATACCACCTATTAATCTATTACAAAAATACGAAAAAATCGCAAAAAATATCATAACAGCTATTATTAAAAACATGCAATCAACCCAAACCCTAACCGTGCTCAGAGATTTCCTACTCCCCCTACTCTTAAAACAACAAGTCAAACCCCAATGA
- a CDS encoding N-6 DNA methylase — translation MPNNTLLQIKQDTLSLIDDLKVICTSFGLGNDGNEYKIITQCFLYKFLCDKFEFLFEQKFPNQTIQDYKDFNKEEKEDFFITLIDKRLPKLAYDDLLSYLFEKHFNDNDLHLKLDAIFNRISSNNAELFNTTSTDKTTIALFESISQYINEESKRANFTKALLDKLKNFDFKQAFLNLQNQQGYDFFAPIFEYLLKDYNNAGGGKYAEYYTPLSIASIIAKLLVNEPTQSVKIYDPSAGTGTLLMALAHQIGTDSCTLYAQDISQKSLRMLKLNLILNDLTHSLKNAIEGNTLTNPYHSKECKGKMDYIVSNPPFKLDFSNEHAEISQNKNDFFLGVPNIPKNDKSKMPIYTLFFQHCLNMLIDKGKGAIVVPTGFISAKSGVENKIVRHLVDEKLVYGVVCMPSQVFANTGTNVSIIFFQKTPSEDEVILIDASKLGEEYTENKNKKMRLRTSDIDLILETFQNKTPKADFCALVSFDEITGKNYSLNPGQYFTIEDTSEKISQAEFENLMQQYSSELTSLFDESQSLQQEILETLKGVRFE, via the coding sequence ATGCCTAATAACACTTTATTGCAAATCAAACAAGACACCCTAAGCCTCATTGATGATTTAAAAGTCATTTGCACGAGTTTTGGTTTAGGGAACGACGGCAACGAATACAAGATCATCACGCAATGCTTTTTGTATAAATTCTTATGCGATAAGTTTGAATTCCTTTTTGAACAAAAATTCCCCAACCAAACGATACAAGATTACAAAGACTTTAACAAGGAAGAAAAAGAAGATTTCTTTATTACCTTAATTGATAAAAGACTCCCCAAACTCGCCTATGATGATCTTTTAAGCTATCTTTTTGAAAAACATTTTAACGATAACGATTTACACCTAAAGCTAGACGCTATTTTTAATCGTATTTCTAGCAATAATGCCGAGCTTTTCAACACCACAAGCACGGATAAAACCACTATCGCCCTATTTGAAAGCATCTCACAATACATTAATGAAGAGTCTAAAAGGGCTAATTTCACCAAAGCTTTACTAGACAAGCTCAAAAATTTTGATTTCAAACAAGCTTTTTTAAACTTACAAAACCAACAAGGCTATGATTTTTTCGCCCCCATTTTTGAATACTTACTCAAAGATTACAATAACGCCGGCGGAGGCAAATACGCCGAATACTACACCCCTTTAAGCATCGCTAGCATCATTGCTAAGCTTTTAGTTAATGAGCCAACTCAAAGCGTCAAAATCTATGACCCAAGCGCTGGCACAGGAACGCTTTTAATGGCATTAGCCCACCAAATAGGCACGGATTCTTGCACCCTTTATGCCCAAGACATTTCGCAAAAATCCTTAAGAATGCTCAAACTCAACTTGATTTTAAACGACTTGACCCACTCTTTAAAAAACGCCATTGAGGGAAACACTTTAACCAACCCCTACCATTCTAAAGAATGTAAAGGGAAAATGGATTACATCGTGAGTAACCCCCCTTTCAAGCTAGATTTTTCCAACGAGCATGCCGAGATTTCGCAAAACAAAAACGATTTTTTCTTAGGCGTGCCTAATATCCCTAAAAACGATAAAAGCAAAATGCCCATTTACACGCTCTTTTTCCAGCATTGCTTGAACATGCTTATCGATAAAGGTAAGGGGGCTATCGTCGTGCCAACCGGATTCATTAGCGCTAAAAGCGGGGTAGAAAATAAGATTGTCAGGCATTTAGTGGATGAAAAGCTCGTTTATGGGGTGGTTTGCATGCCCAGTCAAGTTTTTGCCAACACCGGCACTAACGTGAGCATCATCTTTTTTCAAAAAACGCCAAGCGAAGATGAAGTAATTTTGATTGACGCTTCCAAACTCGGCGAAGAATACACCGAAAACAAAAACAAAAAAATGCGCTTAAGAACAAGCGATATTGATTTGATTTTAGAAACTTTTCAAAATAAAACCCCAAAAGCGGATTTTTGCGCTTTGGTTTCTTTTGATGAAATCACAGGAAAAAACTATTCTCTAAACCCCGGGCAGTATTTCACTATAGAGGACACAAGCGAGAAAATCAGCCAAGCGGAGTTTGAAAATTTAATGCAACAATATTCAAGCGAACTGACAAGCCTTTTTGATGAAAGCCAGAGCTTGCAACAAGAAATTTTAGAAACTTTAAAAGGGGTTAGGTTTGAGTGA
- a CDS encoding DEAD/DEAH box helicase family protein, with the protein MFASLNVLKELQKHYGTNPNPKDPLKGIIWHTQGSGKTALTYHLTKLIRDFFSPLGKKTKFYFIVDRLDLLEQAKNEFLKRGLCAHEAENKEDLSQKLKSSSVFENPQGNDEIIVVNIQKFKAPNEEKAPNEDPSNSAPKEIVSKTELQEATKDSHDLQRVFIIDEAHRSYDPKGCFYANLIECDKTAIKIALTGTPLLEDNAQDKATKKTFGNYLHTYSYAESIKDRHTLKLQLESIETSYKEKLQEIYRLLQESIIIEDIEVKKETIFNDEKYINAMLFYIIRDLLDFRQLNDNNEQLKAMVVCFSSNQARLANLLFNEVQEEVLQENPNLRILNKLKSSLILHDEQEVKEKIYSFKHEDTDIVFVFNMLLTGFDLPSLKRLYIHRELKDHNLLQALARVNRSYNNMSFGYLIDFVGIQENFDKTTDDYLKELNRFNQSGANSDSNIKDIFADRKTLEKDIKNAYDDLFNYPIDNIEGMTSTIVSISEINELQKVSRAINTLKERYNLIRTSNDEKILSLKEKIDIEKIHKISSMLHQKAKHLHALKNINEPKNPNDLIILEDLIALLDFKIEFKERKELRFKEQEEITTKQKQAKEILEKIPDQQDKEIQKFYKDFSKLLQTPVTSQNFEEISHSYDAIISQLKQHKEQTTHLLNKYDNDLSYAITHQHLHKRLMEQNISNPTGIFTLLSALKSAIDARIFKRQEILNEEYYLKNAIKAELKDAFKKNPSLKDLEKEKELIIQTLFNELTQNHHQENPHA; encoded by the coding sequence ATGTTTGCGAGCTTGAATGTTTTAAAAGAATTGCAAAAGCATTATGGAACCAACCCAAACCCCAAAGATCCCCTAAAAGGCATCATTTGGCACACGCAAGGTAGCGGTAAAACCGCCTTAACCTATCATTTAACCAAACTCATAAGAGACTTTTTTAGCCCGCTAGGGAAAAAGACTAAATTTTATTTTATTGTGGATAGGTTGGATTTATTAGAGCAAGCCAAAAACGAGTTTTTAAAAAGAGGCCTTTGTGCGCATGAGGCAGAAAATAAAGAGGATTTGAGCCAAAAATTAAAAAGCTCTAGCGTGTTTGAAAACCCTCAAGGGAATGATGAAATCATCGTTGTGAATATCCAAAAATTCAAAGCCCCCAATGAAGAAAAAGCCCCCAACGAAGACCCCTCTAATAGCGCTCCTAAAGAAATTGTTTCTAAAACAGAATTACAAGAAGCGACAAAAGATAGCCACGATTTACAAAGGGTGTTTATCATAGATGAAGCCCACAGGAGCTATGATCCTAAAGGTTGCTTTTACGCCAATTTGATAGAATGCGACAAGACAGCCATCAAAATCGCCCTCACAGGCACGCCCCTATTAGAAGACAACGCTCAAGATAAAGCCACTAAAAAAACTTTTGGCAACTACTTGCACACCTATTCTTATGCAGAATCCATTAAAGACAGACACACCCTAAAACTCCAATTAGAAAGCATTGAAACGAGCTACAAAGAAAAACTACAAGAAATCTATCGCCTTTTACAAGAAAGCATCATTATTGAAGACATAGAAGTTAAAAAAGAAACGATTTTTAACGATGAAAAATACATTAACGCCATGCTCTTTTATATCATTAGAGATTTATTGGATTTCAGACAACTAAATGACAACAACGAACAATTAAAGGCTATGGTGGTTTGTTTTTCAAGCAATCAAGCCAGATTAGCTAATTTGCTTTTTAATGAAGTCCAAGAAGAAGTCTTACAAGAAAACCCCAACCTAAGGATTTTAAACAAACTCAAATCCAGCCTGATTTTGCATGACGAACAAGAAGTCAAAGAAAAGATTTATTCTTTTAAACATGAAGATACGGATATAGTCTTTGTGTTTAACATGCTTTTGACCGGCTTTGATTTACCCAGTCTCAAGCGCCTTTATATCCACAGAGAGTTAAAAGATCACAATTTACTCCAAGCCCTAGCCAGAGTGAATCGCTCCTATAACAACATGTCTTTTGGCTATCTTATAGATTTTGTAGGGATTCAAGAAAATTTTGACAAAACGACTGATGATTACTTGAAAGAATTAAACCGATTCAATCAAAGCGGTGCCAATAGCGATTCTAATATCAAAGACATCTTTGCGGATCGTAAGACTTTAGAAAAAGACATTAAAAACGCCTATGATGATCTTTTTAATTACCCCATTGACAATATAGAGGGCATGACTAGCACCATTGTCAGTATCAGCGAAATTAACGAGTTACAAAAAGTTTCACGCGCCATTAACACGCTCAAAGAGCGCTACAATTTAATCCGCACTTCTAATGATGAAAAAATCCTTTCATTAAAAGAAAAAATTGATATTGAAAAGATCCATAAAATCTCTTCAATGCTTCATCAAAAAGCCAAACACCTCCATGCGTTAAAAAATATCAATGAGCCTAAAAACCCAAACGATTTAATCATTTTAGAAGACCTCATCGCTCTTTTAGACTTTAAAATAGAGTTTAAAGAACGCAAAGAATTACGCTTTAAAGAACAAGAAGAGATTACCACCAAACAAAAGCAAGCTAAAGAGATTTTAGAAAAAATCCCGGATCAACAAGATAAAGAAATCCAAAAGTTTTACAAAGACTTTTCAAAACTACTCCAAACGCCCGTAACAAGCCAGAATTTTGAAGAAATTTCTCATTCCTATGATGCGATCATTTCACAACTCAAACAACACAAAGAACAAACCACCCACTTATTGAATAAATACGATAATGATTTATCTTATGCGATCACGCATCAGCACCTTCATAAGCGCCTTATGGAACAAAACATTTCTAACCCAACGGGAATTTTCACGCTTTTAAGCGCGCTAAAAAGCGCTATTGATGCGCGTATTTTTAAGCGTCAAGAAATCTTAAACGAAGAGTATTACCTAAAAAATGCCATAAAAGCAGAATTAAAGGACGCTTTCAAAAAAAACCCCTCCTTAAAAGATTTAGAAAAAGAAAAAGAACTTATCATTCAAACCCTTTTTAACGAACTCACACAAAACCACCATCAAGAAAATCCACATGCCTAA
- a CDS encoding restriction endonuclease subunit R: MPYNEITRVQVPALMHLAKLSYNFISQKNKPNLDTATNILIDSFTQSFERLNPNPTKNAKETLAEMKKRLNYDDLGKSFYEYLLKSENQIIDFDNPNNNLYEMMTELPYKSFRPDITLFINGLPLVIIEVKQPLAGQGIREEKDRHIKRYENPENKVFYNLAQIWLFSDNLPYDENNLDQGAFYSASYSPIFQRFVEANKLDITPPPRK; the protein is encoded by the coding sequence ATGCCATACAATGAAATCACAAGGGTTCAAGTCCCTGCCTTAATGCATTTAGCCAAGTTGAGCTATAACTTTATTTCTCAAAAAAATAAGCCTAACCTAGACACCGCCACCAATATCTTAATAGATAGTTTCACTCAATCCTTTGAGCGATTAAACCCTAACCCCACTAAAAACGCAAAAGAAACGCTTGCTGAAATGAAAAAACGCTTGAATTATGATGATTTGGGCAAAAGCTTTTATGAATACTTGCTCAAAAGCGAAAATCAAATCATAGACTTTGATAACCCTAACAACAATCTTTATGAAATGATGACCGAATTACCCTACAAATCCTTTAGGCCTGACATCACTCTTTTTATCAATGGCTTGCCTTTGGTGATTATAGAAGTTAAGCAGCCTTTAGCCGGACAAGGCATTAGAGAGGAAAAAGATCGCCATATCAAACGCTATGAAAACCCCGAAAACAAAGTTTTTTATAACCTTGCACAAATTTGGCTCTTTAGCGATAACTTACCCTATGATGAAAACAACCTCGATCAAGGCGCGTTTTATAGCGCTTCTTATTCGCCTATTTTCCAACGCTTTGTTGAAGCCAATAAGCTAGATATTACCCCCCCCCCCCGAAAATGA
- a CDS encoding motility associated factor glycosyltransferase family protein: MPFLKALESFDAPFLEKEISKRFRDNLVFFKSYNPNLFNALNTPFKNYQLLFEKNHFNLLHTPTNALSYPENQMIETAFNMASNPLNNPRWSLDNNHLSLHYLKTQNNHQLPLTLKATHAISNFLDNHQTPCSLKKFLPPTMIYGVLDGLFLAILQAQNYRFHSLYLFEENLDLFKISCYFVRYEDLITKGAKLFIQGFFNPNELKMDFLKRPVTHSFLKLEIMPYKSAFNMRMRENIQSYYKQALRGWGSFEDELLGLKNTLKNLPLYKTLKIKPKKINAPICVVGNGPSLDLLLDFLKENEDNFIIFSCGTALKPLKTHGIKVDFQIEVERIDYLKEVLEKAPLEDTPLMGANMLNPNAFNLAKEAFMFMRGGSACAYISPLNIEYAAPFVGNAGVALAGLMSDEIYLCALDCAYIKGFKKHAQNSYYENEKEIDTSSLISVEGNVEGYETFSDSLFLLSKERIEEALHHYQPKKVYNLSYGAKIKHAVSLNHSQVKLKQINKQDAIARIKSMFSPKNNHAKDLNNLQKNLMSFKEDFFMRLNTPCKTKQEIFEWVDSLSGFCQTASAKTPTIGILFEGSVAHILQSVLIVSLHLKENELTNFINHSQNTLKQFLKKACLLLQMQLKQP; this comes from the coding sequence ATGCCCTTTTTAAAAGCCCTAGAATCTTTTGATGCACCCTTTTTAGAAAAAGAAATTTCAAAGCGTTTTAGGGATAATTTAGTTTTTTTCAAATCTTATAATCCCAATCTGTTTAACGCCCTCAATACGCCTTTTAAAAATTACCAATTGCTTTTTGAAAAAAACCACTTCAACCTCTTGCACACGCCTACAAACGCTTTAAGCTACCCTGAAAATCAAATGATAGAAACCGCTTTCAACATGGCTTCTAACCCCTTGAATAATCCCAGGTGGTCATTAGACAATAACCACCTCTCTTTACATTATTTAAAAACTCAAAATAACCACCAACTCCCCCTAACCCTTAAAGCCACGCATGCGATTTCAAACTTTTTAGATAATCATCAAACGCCTTGCTCTTTAAAGAAATTCTTACCCCCTACCATGATTTATGGCGTTTTAGACGGCTTGTTTTTGGCTATTTTACAGGCTCAAAATTACCGCTTCCATTCGCTTTATTTGTTTGAAGAAAATTTAGATTTGTTTAAAATCAGTTGTTATTTTGTGCGTTATGAAGATTTGATTACAAAAGGGGCTAAACTCTTTATTCAAGGGTTTTTTAACCCTAATGAATTGAAAATGGATTTTTTGAAACGCCCTGTTACGCATTCTTTTTTAAAATTAGAAATCATGCCCTATAAAAGCGCTTTTAATATGCGCATGCGAGAAAACATTCAAAGCTATTACAAACAAGCCTTAAGGGGTTGGGGGAGTTTTGAAGATGAATTGCTAGGGCTAAAGAACACGCTCAAAAATTTACCCTTATACAAAACTCTAAAGATTAAACCTAAAAAGATCAACGCCCCTATTTGCGTGGTGGGTAATGGGCCAAGCCTGGATTTATTGCTAGATTTTTTAAAAGAAAATGAAGATAATTTCATTATTTTTTCATGCGGAACCGCTTTAAAGCCTTTAAAAACGCATGGCATTAAAGTGGATTTTCAAATAGAAGTGGAGCGCATAGACTATCTTAAGGAAGTTTTAGAAAAAGCCCCCCTAGAAGACACCCCCTTAATGGGGGCTAACATGCTCAATCCTAACGCTTTTAATTTAGCCAAAGAAGCGTTCATGTTTATGCGTGGGGGGAGCGCTTGCGCGTATATAAGCCCTTTAAATATAGAATACGCAGCGCCTTTTGTGGGCAATGCAGGGGTGGCTTTAGCGGGTTTGATGAGCGATGAAATTTATTTGTGCGCTTTAGATTGTGCTTATATCAAAGGGTTTAAAAAGCACGCTCAAAATTCCTATTATGAAAATGAAAAAGAAATTGACACTTCGTCTTTAATCAGCGTAGAGGGTAATGTTGAAGGTTATGAAACTTTTAGCGACTCGCTTTTTTTGCTCTCTAAAGAAAGGATTGAAGAAGCCCTTCATCATTACCAGCCTAAAAAAGTCTATAATTTAAGCTATGGGGCAAAAATCAAGCATGCCGTTAGCCTTAATCACTCTCAAGTGAAATTGAAACAAATCAACAAACAAGACGCTATCGCTCGCATTAAAAGCATGTTTAGCCCTAAAAATAATCATGCTAAGGATTTAAACAATTTACAAAAAAATCTGATGAGTTTTAAAGAGGATTTTTTCATGCGTTTAAACACGCCTTGTAAAACCAAGCAAGAAATATTTGAATGGGTGGATAGCTTGAGTGGGTTTTGCCAAACAGCCAGCGCCAAAACCCCCACCATAGGCATTTTATTTGAAGGGAGTGTCGCTCATATCTTACAAAGCGTTTTAATCGTTTCATTGCATCTTAAAGAAAATGAGCTGACAAATTTTATCAACCACTCTCAAAACACCTTAAAACAATTCCTTAAAAAAGCTTGTTTGTTATTGCAAATGCAGCTCAAACAACCATGA
- a CDS encoding TerB family tellurite resistance protein — protein sequence MEIILLIVAAVVLFYFYNTLKEYLKNPLNPKTKTEEYDLKNDPYLLAQSSPLDKFKQTQIGAYMRLLKFLDIQKNALDNALRTLFIHELEQSLNSEQQNLAKELLNEPVDQKESFESLCQEIADHTHGEYTKRLKLVEFLMLLAYADGILDSKEKELFLDVGAFLQIDNQDFNELYDNFERFNAIEIPMSLEEAKSLFEIQTHTTKQDLEKKALDLSIPYYHKMNDNKRYSEQDFISLKKIALASQLLEKDLKDS from the coding sequence ATGGAAATCATTTTATTAATTGTTGCGGCGGTTGTGTTGTTTTATTTTTACAACACCCTCAAAGAATATTTGAAAAACCCCCTAAACCCTAAAACCAAAACCGAAGAATACGACTTGAAAAATGACCCCTATTTGTTAGCGCAATCTAGCCCCCTAGACAAATTCAAGCAAACCCAAATAGGAGCGTATATGCGTCTTTTAAAGTTTTTAGACATTCAAAAAAACGCTTTGGATAACGCTTTAAGGACGCTTTTTATCCATGAATTAGAGCAGTCCTTAAACAGCGAACAGCAAAATTTAGCCAAAGAGCTTCTCAATGAGCCTGTGGATCAAAAAGAAAGTTTTGAATCCTTATGCCAAGAAATCGCCGATCACACGCATGGGGAATACACCAAACGCCTGAAATTAGTGGAATTTCTTATGTTATTGGCCTATGCTGATGGGATACTAGATAGCAAAGAAAAAGAATTGTTTTTAGATGTGGGGGCGTTTTTGCAGATAGACAATCAAGATTTTAACGAGCTTTATGACAATTTTGAACGCTTCAATGCAATAGAAATCCCTATGTCTTTAGAAGAAGCAAAAAGTCTTTTTGAAATCCAAACTCACACCACCAAGCAAGATTTAGAAAAAAAAGCCCTGGATTTAAGCATCCCCTACTACCATAAAATGAATGACAACAAACGCTACAGCGAACAAGATTTTATCTCGTTGAAAAAAATCGCCCTCGCTTCCCAACTCTTAGAAAAAGATTTAAAAGACTCATAA